A single Vespula vulgaris chromosome 3, iyVesVulg1.1, whole genome shotgun sequence DNA region contains:
- the LOC127062572 gene encoding putative ammonium transporter 1 → MYPNDLNLFNETFIDPLLPKINGFYSYVCLSNYANRILLTILSRIGFVLLQIGAVPKGNLNFILFKNILDICSTTVAYFTIGFLLIFDGDAYSFIYSDHYPYEDSTIKKEGFLIGWQVVMIASAICTTSMIENSHLISHFLVNVLLAGIVQPLLIRWTWMPEGWISKGRLNDVNVVYRDHAGSGIVHVVGGLSGLIAHLILSKKRRTLKANNIDRMNYFSSFLSVINYLGLFLIFVGLLSFSSSPREDNISKTINIISNNLLAACSCSFFVIIIHITFQRSIDHMTTIRCAQGLVAGPIMISAASNEYSSLMSIGLGCSGGTIIYLTSRFIFHNDLENHCNVIATHLVCGLVATVLAPVCILDKDSNIRTVLLNFSWQLISLIALLVLVTIALTPLFLILNACGLAKHNSEIFKINESATTITLEMKKDLSDRNIGYNKNEESITNNENVFSLEFSGDNRQPRNELLRLEEGQFIKENYLNGKLSIVKNEKLSDPLQSSGLHRREEEYTN, encoded by the exons ATGTATCCGAACGATCTTAACCTTTTCAACGAAACCTTTATCGATCCTTTATTACCAAAAATCAATGGATTTTAttcatatgtatgtttatcgAACTATGCGAATCGAATTCTCTTGACGATCCTATCGCGAATTGGTTTTGTCCTTTTGCAAATCGGCGCCGTGCCAAAGGGCAACCTgaattttatcctttttaaaaatatcctaGATATCTGCTCTACCACAGTAGCTTATTTTACGATCGGTTTTCTTTTGATCTTCGATGGTGACGCGTACAGCTTTATCTACAGCGATCATTATCCTTACGAGGATTCTACgataaagaaggaaggatTCCTGATCGGTTGGCAAGTCGTAATGATCGCGTCGGCTATTTGTACAACTAGCATGATCGAAAATAGTCACCTTATATCTCATTTCCTGGTAAACGTACTTTTGGCTGGCATAGTTCAGCCACTCTTAATACGTTGGACTTGGATGCCAGAAGGATGGATATCAAAAGGTAGATTGAATGACGTCAATGTCGTTTATCGCGATCACGCTGGATCAGGAATCGTGCACGTTGTCGGAGGACTGTCTGGTTTAATAGCTCATttgatattatcgaaaaaaaggagaactcTAAAGGCTaacaatatcgatcgaatgaattattttagttCGTTTCTTTCGGTTATCAATTATTTGGGATTATTCTTGATCTTCGTCGGCCTGCtg aGTTTTTCTTCGTCACCGAGGGAagataatatatcaaagaCGATAAACATCattagtaataatttattagcaGCATGTTCTTGTTCATTCTTTGTCATAATCATACATATCACATTTcaacgatctatcgatcatATGACGACTATAAGATGTGCCCAAGGTTTAGTTGCCGGGCCGATTATGATCTCGGCCGCCTCGAACGAATATTCTTCTTTGATGTCCATTGGATTGGGTTGTTCAGGAGGAACTATTATTTACCTGACATCTAGATTTATCTTTCATAACGATTTGGAAAATCATTGCAATGTCATAGCAACTCATTTGGTTTGCGGATTAGTGGCAACCGTCTTGGCACCAGTCTGTATATTAGATAAAGATTCAAATATACGGACTgtcttattaaatttttcctggcaattaatttctttaatcgcTTTGTTGGTATTAGTGACCATCGCGTTAACAccattatttctaattttaaacgCTTGCGGTCTTGCCAAACACAATTcggaaattttcaaaataaacgaatCCGCTACTACGATTACtcttgaaatgaaaaaagatttatccgATAGAAATATTGggtataataaaaacgaagaatcTATAACAAATAACGAAAATGTATTTTCCTTGGAATTTTCCGGCGATAATAGACAACCcagaaatgaattattacgATTGGAGGAGGgtcaatttataaaagaaaattatttgaacgGCAAGCTGTCCAttgtgaaaaatgaaaaattgtctGACCCTTTGCAATCATCAGGTCTGCATCGTCGA GAGGAAGAATACACAAAttaa